From the genome of Paraburkholderia aromaticivorans, one region includes:
- a CDS encoding conjugal transfer protein TraG yields the protein MQGTNVLFGQIAVVFGIVIAGVWSATQWTAAALGYQLRLGSPWFDFLGTPIYHPWRLFEWWFFFDAYAPRVFDIGGAFAGGSGLVAVLVAIGMSIWRSRQSRLVTTYGSARWANAEDIRKAGLTQPAGVFLGQHDRQYLRHEGPEHVLTFAPTRSGKGVGLVVPTLLSWPASAVVHDIKGENWQITAGWRSRFSHCLLFNPTDAKSAAYNPLLEVRRGAHEVRDVQNIADILVDPEGALEKRNHWEKTSHALLVGAILHVLYAGEDKTLRGVANFLSDPASPFELTLHRMMTTPHLMNGNGGSPHPVVASAAREVLNKSDNERSGVLSTAMSFLGLYRDPTVAEVTSRCDWRIADLISAEHPVSLYLVVPPSDISRTKPLIRLILNQIGRRLTESLDGSDGIERRHKLLLMLDEFPALGRLDFFETALAFMAGYGIRSFLIAQSLNQIDKAYGQNHSILDNCHVRVTFATNDERTAKRISETLGTATELRAQRNYAGHRLAPWLGHLMVSRQETARPLLTPGEVMQLPPDEAVVMVSSVAPIRAKKLRYYADANFKRRVLSPPALATASSPGRYADVPPARADDWSGLAIPPTPAAPATASADGLEHLGTADDGGPRRQPELTEAVAYDPEQAAPAADLGLLDDDDDLPLPLPRQLDTAMQRTARLASLDPNDGIEL from the coding sequence ATGCAAGGGACGAACGTACTGTTCGGTCAGATCGCCGTGGTATTCGGCATCGTGATCGCTGGCGTCTGGAGCGCCACGCAATGGACAGCCGCCGCTCTGGGCTATCAGCTACGCCTTGGCTCGCCCTGGTTTGATTTCCTGGGTACGCCGATCTACCACCCGTGGCGGTTGTTCGAGTGGTGGTTCTTCTTCGACGCCTACGCGCCCCGTGTTTTCGACATCGGCGGTGCGTTTGCCGGCGGCAGCGGCCTTGTCGCTGTGCTGGTCGCCATCGGCATGTCGATCTGGCGCTCGCGCCAATCACGCCTCGTCACCACCTACGGCTCGGCCCGCTGGGCCAACGCGGAGGACATTCGCAAGGCGGGCCTCACGCAGCCGGCCGGCGTGTTCCTCGGCCAGCACGACCGCCAGTACCTGCGCCACGAAGGCCCGGAACACGTCCTGACCTTCGCGCCGACGCGCAGCGGCAAGGGTGTCGGCCTGGTGGTGCCAACGCTGCTTTCCTGGCCCGCGTCCGCCGTCGTCCATGACATCAAGGGCGAGAACTGGCAGATCACCGCCGGCTGGCGCTCGCGCTTCTCGCATTGCCTGCTGTTCAACCCCACGGATGCGAAGTCGGCGGCCTACAACCCGCTGCTGGAGGTGCGGCGCGGCGCGCATGAGGTGCGCGACGTGCAGAACATCGCGGACATTCTGGTCGATCCCGAAGGCGCGCTGGAGAAGCGCAACCATTGGGAGAAGACTTCGCACGCGCTGCTGGTGGGCGCCATCCTGCATGTTCTGTATGCGGGCGAAGACAAGACGCTGCGCGGCGTCGCCAACTTCCTCTCCGATCCGGCCAGTCCCTTCGAGCTGACCCTGCACCGGATGATGACCACGCCCCACCTGATGAACGGGAACGGTGGAAGCCCGCATCCGGTGGTGGCCTCTGCGGCGCGCGAAGTGCTCAACAAGAGCGACAACGAGCGCTCGGGCGTGCTGTCCACCGCCATGTCGTTCCTCGGCCTGTACCGAGACCCTACGGTGGCCGAAGTCACGTCGCGCTGCGACTGGCGCATTGCAGACCTCATTTCCGCCGAGCACCCGGTATCGCTGTACCTCGTAGTGCCGCCTTCGGACATTTCGCGCACGAAGCCGCTGATCCGCTTGATCCTCAACCAGATCGGGCGGCGGCTCACCGAATCACTCGACGGCAGCGATGGCATCGAGCGCCGCCACAAGCTGCTGCTGATGCTCGATGAGTTTCCGGCGCTCGGGCGCCTGGACTTCTTCGAGACGGCCTTGGCCTTCATGGCGGGCTACGGCATCCGCAGCTTCCTCATCGCGCAGTCGCTCAACCAGATCGACAAGGCGTATGGGCAGAACCATTCGATCCTCGACAACTGCCATGTGCGCGTGACGTTCGCCACCAACGACGAACGCACGGCCAAGCGCATTTCCGAGACGCTGGGCACCGCGACCGAGCTGCGCGCGCAGCGCAACTACGCGGGCCATCGCCTCGCGCCGTGGCTGGGGCACCTCATGGTGTCGCGGCAGGAAACGGCCCGCCCGCTGCTCACGCCGGGCGAAGTCATGCAGCTACCACCCGACGAAGCCGTGGTGATGGTGTCGAGCGTGGCGCCGATCAGGGCCAAGAAGCTGCGCTACTACGCCGACGCCAACTTCAAGCGGCGCGTTCTGTCGCCGCCTGCGCTCGCCACAGCGTCCAGTCCAGGGCGCTATGCCGATGTTCCTCCGGCACGCGCTGACGACTGGAGTGGCCTGGCGATTCCGCCGACGCCTGCCGCACCGGCCACGGCATCCGCCGATGGCCTGGAGCACCTGGGAACGGCCGACGACGGCGGCCCGCGCCGCCAGCCCGAGCTAACTGAGGCCGTCGCCTACGACCCCGAGCAAGCCGCACCCGCGGCCGACCTCGGGCTGCTCGATGACGACGACGACCTGCCGCTTCCCCTTCCTCGCCAGCTCGATACGGCCATGCAGCGCACGGCCCGGCTGGCATCCCTCGACCCCAACGATGGAATCGAACTATGA
- a CDS encoding CopG family transcriptional regulator → MSPHRSSYRLNLFIQPEHAQRLDELAAKKGVSKSSIVAAALASWLSPDAADQREAAIAKRLDRLSRQAERMERDQNIAIETLALFIRYYLTVSMPVPEAHQEAARAQGKARFEQFVEQLGRHLLRGRSLVRDVVEELHPDPVRMEDAAAATEAQERAS, encoded by the coding sequence ATGAGCCCACATCGTTCAAGTTATCGCCTGAATCTCTTTATCCAGCCCGAGCACGCCCAGCGGCTCGACGAACTGGCCGCCAAGAAAGGCGTGTCCAAATCCAGCATCGTCGCTGCCGCCTTGGCGTCCTGGCTGTCGCCCGATGCCGCCGACCAGCGCGAGGCGGCCATCGCCAAGCGGCTGGATCGCCTGTCGCGCCAGGCCGAGCGTATGGAGCGCGACCAGAACATCGCCATCGAAACGCTGGCGCTGTTCATCCGCTACTACCTCACGGTCAGCATGCCGGTTCCCGAGGCGCACCAAGAGGCAGCGCGCGCCCAGGGCAAAGCGCGCTTCGAGCAGTTCGTGGAGCAGCTTGGTCGCCACCTGCTGCGCGGGCGAAGCCTCGTGCGTGACGTAGTGGAAGAACTGCATCCTGATCCGGTACGGATGGAGGACGCGGCGGCAGCCACAGAAGCGCAGGAGCGTGCGTCATGA